From the Brassica napus cultivar Da-Ae chromosome A8, Da-Ae, whole genome shotgun sequence genome, one window contains:
- the LOC106360671 gene encoding cysteine proteinase inhibitor 4, whose amino-acid sequence MMKSLVCLSLILLPLIAVVEGNLGGWKKIDNLSDPNVVSLAKYAVDEHNKQSKANLVFVKIVEGKEQVINGKKYDLKIAAKDGGGVTKNYEAVVVERVWAHYRSLESFQAV is encoded by the coding sequence atgatgaagtCTTTGGTTTGTCTCTCGCTCATCCTCCTCCCTCTCATCGCCGTCGTGGAAGGCAATCTCGGCGGGTGGAAGAAGATCGACAACTTATCGGATCCGAACGTGGTTTCGCTCGCGAAGTATGCGGTTGATGAGCATAACAAGCAGTCGAAAGCGAATCTGGTGTTCGTGAAGATAGTCGAGGGGAAGGAGCAAGTGATCAACGGAAAAAAGTACGATCTGAAGATTGCGGCTAAGGATGGTGGTGGTGTGACGAAGAACTACGAGGCCGTGGTGGTGGAAAGGGTGTGGGCTCATTACA
- the LOC106359606 gene encoding cysteine proteinase inhibitor 4, with translation MLKALICLCLILLPVISVVGEKAPPGRWKRIRNLDRDYFVNIAKFAVDEHNRRSKNKLVFIRILEGREQMDTGQRDYFKIGVRNSEDWSEIYEASVFDKEHKNAPILEFFRKIR, from the coding sequence atGTTGAAAGCTTTGATTTGTCTATGTCTCATCCTCCTCCCTGTCATCTCCGTTGTAGGAGAAAAAGCGCCACCGGGTCGGTGGAAGAGAATTAGGAATCTAGATCGTGATTACTTCGTTAACATCGCCAAGTTTGCAGTCGATGAGCATAACAGGCGTTCAAAAAATAAACTGGTGTTCATTAGAATCCTCGAGGGAAGGGAGCAAATGGATACGGGACAAAGAGACTACTTTAAAATCGGGGTCAGGAATAGTGAAGATTGGTCAGAGATATATGAGGCATCAGTGTTTGACAAGGAACATAAGAATGCTCCGATCCTTGAGTTTTTCAGGAAGATAAGGTAA